One Loxodonta africana isolate mLoxAfr1 chromosome 8, mLoxAfr1.hap2, whole genome shotgun sequence DNA window includes the following coding sequences:
- the STEAP1 gene encoding STEAP1 protein — translation MENRKDIANQELWKMKPMRNLEDDSLTTHSGETSMLKRPVLLQLHQTTHFDEFDCPSELQYKQELFPKWRLPIKIAAIISSLTFLYTLLREVIHPFVTAHQQYFYRIPILVINKVLPVVSITLLALVYLPGVIASVVQLRNGTKYKKFPRWLDGWMQTRKQFGLLSFFFAVLHAIYSLSYPMRRSYRYKLLNWAYQQVQQNKENAWIEHDVWRMEIYVSLGIVGLAILALLAVTSIPSVSDSLTWREFHYIQSKLGMVSLLLGTIHALIFAWNKWVDIKQFVWYTPPTFMIAVVLPIVVLISKVILFLPCLRKKILKIRHGWEDVTKINKTEMSSQL, via the exons ATGGAGAACAGAAAAGACATCGCAAACCAAGAACTTTGGAAAATGAAGCCTATGAGAAATCTAGAAGATGATTCATTG aCTACGCACTCGGGAGAGACCAGCATGCTGAAAAGACCTGTGCTTTTGCAGTTGCACCAAACAACCCATTTTGATGAATTTGATTGCCCCTCAGAGCTTCAGTACAAACAAGAACTCTTTCCAAAATGGCGTTTGCCAATTAAAATAGCTGCTATCATATCATCTCTGACTTTTCTTTACACTCTTTTGAGGGAAGTAATTCATCCTTTTGTAACTGCCCATCAACAATATTTTTATAGAATTCCCATCCTGGTCATCAACAAAGTTTTGCCAGTGGTTTCTATCACGCTTTTAGCCCTGGTTTATTTGCCAGGTGTGATAGCATCAGTTGTACAGCTTCGTAACGGAACCAAGTATAAGAAATTTCCACGGTGGTTGGATGGGTGGATGCAAACAAGAAAGCAATTTGGGCTTCTCAGCTTCTTTTTTGCTGTACTGCATGCGATTTATAGTCTGTCCTATCCAATGAGGCGATCCTACAGATACAAGTTGCTAAACTGGGCATACCAACAG GTCcagcaaaataaagaaaatgcctGGATCGAGCATGATGTTTGGAGAATGGAAATTTATGTGTCTCTAGGAATTGTGGGACTTGCAATACTGGCTCTGTTGGCTGTGACATCTATACCATCAGTGAGCGACTCTTTGACATGGAGGGAGTTTCACTATATCCAG agcaAGCTAGGAATGGTTTCCCTTCTGCTGGGCACAATACATGCATTGATTTTTGCCTGGAATAAATGGGTAgatataaaacaatttgtgtggtATACACCTCCAACGTTTATGATAGCAGTTGTCCTTCCGATTGTTGTCCTGATAAGTAAAGTCATCCTATTCCTGCCGTGCTTGAGGAAGAAGATACTGAAGATTAGACATGGTTGGGAAGATGTCACCAAAATTAATAAAACTGAGATGTCTTCCCAGTTGTAG